One Ornithinicoccus hortensis genomic window, TCGCCCCCCACACCCCGAACGGTTCGTGCACCCGGAGCGCGTGCTCCCGGCACTGCTCCAGGACGGGGCACTCGTGGCAGACCCTCTTGGCCATCTCGTCGCGGCGGCGACGGGCGGCGCCCCGCTCGCCCTCGGGGTGGAAGAAGACCTCCGGGCTGACGTTGCGGCACAACCCGCGGTACTGCCACTCCCAGAGTTCGGCTACCGGTGCTGGCTCGGCGCTCATCTCACGCAACCTCCCACTTCGTCTGCTGTCCTGGCGTCACCGTCGACGCCCCTGCTGGCTGACGTTCCCCAACACCCGTC contains:
- a CDS encoding WhiB family transcriptional regulator → MREMSAEPAPVAELWEWQYRGLCRNVSPEVFFHPEGERGAARRRRDEMAKRVCHECPVLEQCREHALRVHEPFGVWGAMTEAEREDLLEAAHRMPTRASLN